The window CAGTGGAATGCAGTGAATTTTTCCGGGAATGATCTGAAAATAGTGGAGTCTCCGGCCTCCTTTGTCAATGTCACCGGGAACCAGCCGATCTCCTTATACCTGTTCCTTCGCACCCTGCCGCCCAGGACATCTGCAATGAGCTGAGATCCAAGACATACTCCGAGAATTACCTTATTTTTGCATATCGCTTCTTCAATGAATTTCTTCTCCTCTATAAGCCATGGGTATTTCCCTTCCTCGTAAATGTTCATGGAACCTCCCATTATGACAAGCCAGTCAAACTCCGCTGTTTTGGGAAGTTGCTCATTTTCATAGAGCAATGTTCTCTCAATGCTGTGTCCTTTGGTCTTCGCCCATACTTCGATATTTCCAAGGCCTTCAAATGGCTCGTGTTCAAGCGAGTGTATTCTCATAATCGTTCCTCTTTTTATCCGATTGTCAAACTGTATGTATGAAGGGCAATATATAGAAAACTATTTAAGTCCGAAAACGGTAGCCTATAGTCGGTCTCGCACATCCTTCATTTGAATTGTCTCTCAAGTTGGGAATACATTGTAAACAGTTGATTCCTTGTGAATCTTAATCAAATAAGGCTGTGCAGAGACCATAACATCACAGGAGAAAAGTATATGGCAATACCCGAAAGACCTCTTGAATCAATTATGGAAACGGAAATAGAACTGACATATCACCTATTGATGAATCTGATGCCTTGTGAAAAAGTAAATCCGAATGATTTATAACCAAATATTGAAATTATAGATTTAAGTTGCAGTGATAACTATGATCAAAACAAATGAAGACGTGTTATTATCAATTGAGGAAAACCAGGTACGATTTCTAAGACTCCAATTCGTTGACATCGGTGGCATGGTCAAGAACGTTGGCATCCCTGTTTC is drawn from Candidatus Methanoperedens sp. and contains these coding sequences:
- a CDS encoding type 1 glutamine amidotransferase is translated as MRIHSLEHEPFEGLGNIEVWAKTKGHSIERTLLYENEQLPKTAEFDWLVIMGGSMNIYEEGKYPWLIEEKKFIEEAICKNKVILGVCLGSQLIADVLGGRVRRNRYKEIGWFPVTLTKEAGDSTIFRSFPEKFTAFHWHGDSFEIPPRALRIAESEGCANQAFESGRVIGLQFHLEYSERSIDLMFKNCGDEIVEGKYIQKPGEILSQISMVNEMRRILNLLLDKIEREFGEP